Genomic window (Streptomyces sp. LX-29):
CCGTCCGGCGCCTCGGCGACCGGCCCGGAGGAGATCGCGAGAGCCAGCGTCAGCCGCCGCTCGCCGCCCGTCCACACGGTCCGCCTGGCCAGTCCCTCACCCAGCGCGGTCAGGATCACGCCGGTGTGCCTCAGGGAGTCGGTTCCACTGAGGCCCACCACGAGGTCGGCAGTGTCGTCCGCAGTGCGGCGCGGTGTGGTGACCACCCCGTCGACGCCCGCCTCCTCCATGGTGTCCAGGAGGAGCCTTCGCAACCATCGCTCGCCGTTGGACCCGTCAAGTACCGAGAGATGGACTCCGGAGCCCGGGCCGCCGAGGAGACTGAGCTGCAGGGCGATGCAGAGCGAGTCGCCCTCCGTCGGCACCGGCACCCTTTCCCGTTCCGGCCGCGCACCCGACGTGTCGTCCAGGCACACGAGAAAGCTCTCCTCGCTCAGGAGCGGGCCGATGGGCTGGACCCTCCAGCGCTGCGGCCAGGTCGCCTCACCGACGAGGCAGCCCATCAGGACGTCGCCGTGGAACACCGGGGCCCCGCGCAGCTCCGACCAGTCGACGGTGGGTCCCGGTGGGCCGGACGGCTCGAAGTACAGCCGCCCGCCAGTGGAGATCAGGGTGCCTTCCGCCGTGGCCGGGTCGCCGACCTCGGTGGTGCAGGGCACCTGACAGTCCCTCACTCGTGAGCCTTCGGCGACATCCCCCCAACGCAGTGGCGGCGCCGACCGAGCCCATGCCACCGGATCGACCAGGTCGGTCTCGGCGCGCACCAGGGCCGCCCCGAAGCCGCCGCCGAACCGCCCCCACACCGTATGGCAGGCGACCCAGCGGCTGCCGTCCCAGACGACGGAGGGCCCGTCGCCTTCCCGGCGGTTGGGGATCGAGGGCGTCAGGAACGTCCGCGGGGTCAGCAGGACGCCGGTCGTCGGCAGGCGGTCGACGCCGCGCGTCAGCCAGCTGACGATCCGCCAACCACGGTGCTCCCACGCGGTCCCCGCTCTCGACTCATCGAGGTCCACTGTCCCCGGCTTGGCCGCGAACGGCAGCCGCCCCGCCGCGACCGTCCTGGCCCCGTCCCCCGACGGCTGTGCCGGGTCGACGCGGGTGGCCCCGAACTCCGCCGTCGTACGCGGTTGACGGCTGAGGTAGCGCCAGACCGATTCCGGCACCAGCTCCCGTACGGTGCTGATCTGGTGGCGTAGCTGGGAGCCGAGCAGCGCCTCGCGCACGCCCGGCAGGAACGCGAACTCCATGCGCTCCGGATCGGTTCCGCCGGTGTGGTCGTCCCAGGGCCGGAGCAGGCCGCTCAGGGCGACCTCGGCGAGGTGGCCGTGGTCGGAGTCGGGCAGCATGGCGCGCCGGACGAGGGTCATGACGGGGAGGGTCAGGGGCACGGCGGAGAGGTAGCCGGCGAGGTGCTGGGCGGTGACGGACGAGGTCTCCCGGAAGCGTTCGAGGGCCGGGCCGGCGGGCAGGGCCTCGGGGTCGGCGGCGGGTGACGACGACTGTTCCACCGCGGTGTCGAGGAGCAGGCAGGCCATCCGCTGCCAGCGGCTGTCGCCCGCGACCAGGTCGGCCAGGCGGGTGAGCGCCGCCGGGGACGGGTCCACCACCGGGACGGGCAGCCAGGCGGCCGCGGGGTCCGGGCGGCGGCGGGCGCGCGCCCTGGGGCTGGTCGGCGCCTGCTGCCAGGAGGCGTTGGCGGCGGCGGGCCGGGAGGCGCGGAGCAGCCGGGGGGAGGGGCGGGCGGCGCCGCGGGACCAGAGCCGTTCGGGCAGGACGTTCAGCACGGCCACCGGGTTGTGGCAGGACCAGTGGCGCAGCGCCTCATGGAGTGGGCCGCCGGCCCAGCCGCCGCCGACCGTGTCGGTGACGACCAGGATCAGTCGGTGCCCGGACGGGTCGGCGATCTCCTGGGGGCGCCGCGGGGCGGCGCCCCGGCGGTGGGTCACCGCGGGGAGGCCGTCGGCCCCGGTGCCGTCGAGGTACCAGAGCCGCACATCGCGGAAGACCCCGGTCTGGGTGATGACCCGGCGCAGCTCGGCCACCAGGTCCTGCCAGAGCAGCATCGAGTGGTGGGTGTCGACCACCAGCGCCAGGTCGAGCCAGCGGCTCCGCGCGGGCCGCAGCACGGGCGTCGGCAGCAGTAGTTCGACGCTGCGGGCGACGGTGAGCTCCTCGTCGAGCTCGCGCTCGGCGTCGGGGCCGCCGCGCGCACGGCGGCCCACCGGCCGCAGCGAGCGCATGACGGCCAGCGGGTCCCGCAGGGTCGGCGGGCGGGGAACCCGCACCGGGTCACCACGGCCGGCACCGGCTTCGTCCTCGGCCGGGCCCGGGTCCGGGTCCGAGGCCGGGAACAGCCTGGCCCGGGTCCCCGCGGCGGCCGCCGTCGCGGTCGACGGTCGTCGTGGCGGCGGGGGTGCGGCGGGGCCCGCGGCCGGGGGCGGGGCCTCCGGCTCCGGGGAGCCGGCCGCGGGGCCGACCCTGCCGGCCAGCCAGAGGATGTCGGCCAGCTCCTCAGGACCGGCGTCCGCCCCGGCCTCGTTGACGGCTCTGAGCAGCGCCTCGATCACGCGCGCCGCCACGCCTTCACGCCGCCCACGGGATCGTCAGCGACCCGCGGCCTCGCGACGACCCACGGCCCCATGTCGGCCCACGCCCTCACGTCGACGGGCCGGTGAGCCGTTGCATGACCGTGCTCAGGAACCGCTCGCGCTCCTCGGGGCCGGACCAGGCGTTGTTCAGCCGCAGGTGGATGGCGTTGAGCAACTGGTCGGTGGCGAGGTCGCCGTCGGCGCCGCGGGTGATGAAGCTCTGGATCAGGTCCTCGTAGCGCCCGTCCTCCGGGGCGATGCGGAGCCGGGCGCGCACGATCCGCTCCAGCTTCTCCCGCCCGGGCGGCTCCATGTGCAGCCGAATGCAGCGGCGCAGGAAGGGGGGTGGGAAGTCGCGCTCCCCGTTGCTGGTCAGCACCACGACGGGGAAGGCACGGCAGCGGACCCGGCCCCGTTCGACCCGGACCAGGTCGTCCGGGGAGTCGTCGGTGGCGATGCGCGCGGACGGCTGTCGCACGGCCAGCCGCGCTAGTTCGGGAATCTCGAACTCGCCCTCCTCGAAGACGGTGAGCAGATCGCCGGGCAGGTCGATGTCGCTCTTGTCGATCTCGTCCACCAGCAGCACCCGCGGCTGGTCCTGGGCCAGCAGCGCGGTGCCCAGCGGGCCCAGCCGGAGGTACGGGGTGATGGAGGAGGCGTCCGCGGCCCCGGCCCCGCCGTCGGCGGAGCCCGCGGACGTCTCCGGAGCGGGGTCGGGTGTCGCCCGCCCCGGCCCCCCGGTCCGCATCTGGTGCAGATTGGCGTCCTGGAGCCGGCCGATGGCGTCGTAGTGGTACAGCCCGTCGCGCAGGGTGGTCCGGCTGGTGATGGGCCAGTGGAGCACCGGGCCCAGCCCGAGGTCGGCGGCGACGCTGTACGCCAACGTGGACTTGCCCACCCCCGGCTTGCCGGTGACCAGCAGCGGTCGGCGCAGGTACAGCGCGGTGTTGACGGCGTCCTTCTCCGACTCGTCCGGCACATAGCCACGGCCGCGGGCCTCGGTGCGCTCCCAGGCCGTGCCCTCGTTCCGCGGCGCGGTGTACTCCGGGTCGGGGGTGCCGGCGAACTGCCGCCAGGGCGGCGCCTCCAGACCGGTCAGCACGGTCCGCCGTGCCTC
Coding sequences:
- a CDS encoding MoxR family ATPase — translated: MKDWWIYGGEGAQEARRTVLTGLEAPPWRQFAGTPDPEYTAPRNEGTAWERTEARGRGYVPDESEKDAVNTALYLRRPLLVTGKPGVGKSTLAYSVAADLGLGPVLHWPITSRTTLRDGLYHYDAIGRLQDANLHQMRTGGPGRATPDPAPETSAGSADGGAGAADASSITPYLRLGPLGTALLAQDQPRVLLVDEIDKSDIDLPGDLLTVFEEGEFEIPELARLAVRQPSARIATDDSPDDLVRVERGRVRCRAFPVVVLTSNGERDFPPPFLRRCIRLHMEPPGREKLERIVRARLRIAPEDGRYEDLIQSFITRGADGDLATDQLLNAIHLRLNNAWSGPEERERFLSTVMQRLTGPST
- a CDS encoding SAV_2336 N-terminal domain-related protein, whose amino-acid sequence is MAARVIEALLRAVNEAGADAGPEELADILWLAGRVGPAAGSPEPEAPPPAAGPAAPPPPRRPSTATAAAAGTRARLFPASDPDPGPAEDEAGAGRGDPVRVPRPPTLRDPLAVMRSLRPVGRRARGGPDAERELDEELTVARSVELLLPTPVLRPARSRWLDLALVVDTHHSMLLWQDLVAELRRVITQTGVFRDVRLWYLDGTGADGLPAVTHRRGAAPRRPQEIADPSGHRLILVVTDTVGGGWAGGPLHEALRHWSCHNPVAVLNVLPERLWSRGAARPSPRLLRASRPAAANASWQQAPTSPRARARRRPDPAAAWLPVPVVDPSPAALTRLADLVAGDSRWQRMACLLLDTAVEQSSSPAADPEALPAGPALERFRETSSVTAQHLAGYLSAVPLTLPVMTLVRRAMLPDSDHGHLAEVALSGLLRPWDDHTGGTDPERMEFAFLPGVREALLGSQLRHQISTVRELVPESVWRYLSRQPRTTAEFGATRVDPAQPSGDGARTVAAGRLPFAAKPGTVDLDESRAGTAWEHRGWRIVSWLTRGVDRLPTTGVLLTPRTFLTPSIPNRREGDGPSVVWDGSRWVACHTVWGRFGGGFGAALVRAETDLVDPVAWARSAPPLRWGDVAEGSRVRDCQVPCTTEVGDPATAEGTLISTGGRLYFEPSGPPGPTVDWSELRGAPVFHGDVLMGCLVGEATWPQRWRVQPIGPLLSEESFLVCLDDTSGARPERERVPVPTEGDSLCIALQLSLLGGPGSGVHLSVLDGSNGERWLRRLLLDTMEEAGVDGVVTTPRRTADDTADLVVGLSGTDSLRHTGVILTALGEGLARRTVWTGGERRLTLALAISSGPVAEAPDGLTGPAVAAAVRMVGHASVLSEVRAKLPLPSSLSATSVLVVSPAVREAIQAALGPDPSGDFHPVVEGDDDRSRGAAGAYSFLGDIAALGRALTSPADAPGWPHCGFDASPEDPAGCRGIRVPGHQRCLVHLTGAERSAYLSGLHPGDDVDASGTPFTAEVLNELLAALWDGRLRRARFGRAEFTEALFMEGAPFRGVRFTDVVLFDRATFHEGIDFTLADFSGGARFRDATFHGPTMFSRATFGATAEFDRATFHGATGFQDTVFAGPVSLRHTTFHGDTYFDDAAFLKVAAFGFMTVHGRTRFRRAVFQDDTTLTHTTFHGPVSFRHAVFEGIADLSHSTFHAGCELPTEPAAPTLVSVSDDRPADAERSADDLHRWLDAEPTLRGRLRRAVEAAPMAEMGLAAGGLLAALAPPAALPVLAGAVLTWLQTRRTRQPSVTITRPDGTAVTVSGELASTLDEAQRAELIQRITGRLEAAPAAEDGASTDQEDDRPPEPPRP